A DNA window from Allokutzneria albata contains the following coding sequences:
- a CDS encoding penicillin-binding protein, with protein sequence MRDRVSIRVSNKLDITDLTWDDEPVRRPRAIRARLAALCVLGGLLVAATLFPVVGALGMVAVRAGDTVDTTATELVAKDPPLLTTMLDTSGRPLAHHYDQYRVLVPANKIAVTMKAAIVAIEDQRFYEHEGVDLVAIGRALVTNTLRGKVSQGGSTLTQQYVKNYLTHIAAETKLEQTKAQEQSAARKLRELRTALQLERVLSKDEILARYLNTVPFGQKSYGVAAAAQTYFGIAQEDLTVAQAALLAGIVNEPSGLNPYRFPERALARRNVVIDEMARQHRLPVEMAEAEKKAPLGLAPETARPPNGCIGTGDAGYFCDYVTKYLESAGLSREQLRRGGYTIRTTLDRDALTKAKTAVDAQVPPDTEHAANAMAIVKPGKDKHRVVALAANRPYGLQRDKHETTLGLPYAMQNLGAGSIYKIFTAAAALEKGMGINDSLPVPGSYTSNVFMGGAASCPMGAEGLRKYCVQNAGEYPERMSMQDALATSPNTTFVQLLERVGVSSAVDMAVRLGLRSLNTVRAGEDPKKRPIGKFFSEQNYGSFTLGPTPTSTLELANVGATLASGGTWCPPSPVEEVLDRHGRRVPLREQPCAQVVQPGLANAMTVGLSKDAISGTAVAAAKAYGWDRPMAGKTGTTQEHKSSGFLGYTPQLSAAVFTFDDSPSPTTLCDPGGALPPRPCTGGRYIYGGKYPARTWFHAMNGAGDQPGIMTAMERAELPEVEDRYADGERREPETRERAPSVVGLSLSEARERLASAGFTVRVVQKASQKPKGTVIGQSGGSVITLQVSTGAVAAEPDSEAAVTTPPTSTRPKPRPTTGQSTTTRPRPSRTTG encoded by the coding sequence GTGCGGGACAGGGTCTCGATCAGGGTGTCGAACAAGCTCGACATCACCGATCTCACCTGGGACGACGAACCGGTCAGGCGGCCGAGGGCGATCCGGGCCAGGCTCGCCGCGCTCTGCGTGCTCGGCGGGCTGCTGGTGGCGGCGACGTTGTTCCCGGTGGTCGGCGCGCTGGGCATGGTGGCGGTGCGGGCGGGCGACACGGTCGACACGACCGCGACGGAGCTGGTGGCCAAGGACCCACCGCTGCTCACCACGATGCTGGACACCTCGGGCAGACCGCTGGCGCACCACTACGACCAGTACCGGGTCCTGGTGCCCGCCAACAAGATCGCCGTCACGATGAAGGCAGCGATCGTGGCCATCGAGGACCAGCGCTTCTACGAGCACGAAGGCGTCGACCTGGTGGCGATCGGCCGGGCGCTGGTGACCAACACCTTGCGGGGCAAGGTCTCCCAGGGCGGCTCGACGCTGACGCAGCAGTACGTGAAGAACTACCTCACCCACATCGCGGCCGAGACGAAGCTGGAGCAGACCAAGGCCCAGGAGCAGTCCGCCGCGCGCAAGCTCCGCGAGCTGCGCACGGCGCTGCAGCTGGAACGGGTGCTGAGCAAGGACGAGATCCTCGCCCGCTACCTCAACACCGTCCCCTTCGGACAGAAGTCCTACGGCGTCGCCGCGGCCGCGCAGACCTACTTCGGCATCGCCCAGGAGGATCTGACCGTGGCGCAGGCCGCGCTGCTGGCGGGCATCGTGAACGAGCCGAGCGGGCTGAACCCGTACCGCTTCCCCGAGCGCGCGCTGGCGCGGCGCAACGTGGTCATCGACGAGATGGCCAGGCAGCACCGACTGCCGGTGGAGATGGCCGAGGCGGAGAAGAAGGCCCCGCTCGGCCTCGCCCCGGAGACGGCCCGCCCGCCCAACGGGTGCATCGGCACCGGCGACGCGGGCTACTTCTGCGACTACGTGACGAAGTACCTGGAGAGCGCCGGGCTGTCGCGGGAGCAGCTGCGCCGGGGCGGCTACACGATCAGGACCACGCTCGACCGCGACGCGCTGACCAAGGCCAAGACCGCGGTGGACGCGCAGGTCCCGCCGGACACCGAGCACGCGGCCAACGCGATGGCGATCGTCAAGCCCGGCAAGGACAAGCACCGCGTGGTGGCGCTCGCCGCGAACCGCCCGTACGGCCTGCAACGGGACAAGCACGAGACCACGCTCGGGCTGCCCTACGCGATGCAGAACCTCGGCGCGGGCTCCATCTACAAGATCTTCACCGCCGCCGCGGCGCTGGAGAAGGGCATGGGGATCAACGACAGCCTCCCGGTGCCCGGCTCCTACACGTCGAACGTGTTCATGGGCGGCGCGGCCAGCTGTCCCATGGGCGCGGAGGGCCTGCGCAAGTACTGCGTGCAGAACGCGGGGGAGTACCCCGAACGGATGTCGATGCAGGACGCCTTGGCGACCTCGCCCAACACCACGTTCGTGCAGCTGCTGGAGCGCGTCGGCGTGTCCTCGGCGGTGGACATGGCCGTGCGGCTGGGCCTGCGCTCGCTGAACACCGTCCGCGCGGGCGAGGACCCGAAGAAGCGCCCGATCGGCAAGTTCTTCTCCGAGCAGAACTACGGCTCCTTCACCCTCGGGCCGACCCCGACGAGCACGCTGGAGCTGGCCAACGTCGGCGCCACCCTGGCCAGCGGGGGCACCTGGTGCCCGCCCAGCCCGGTGGAGGAGGTGCTGGACCGGCACGGCCGCCGGGTCCCGCTCCGCGAGCAGCCCTGCGCGCAGGTCGTGCAACCGGGGCTGGCCAACGCGATGACCGTGGGGCTGAGCAAGGACGCGATCAGCGGCACCGCGGTCGCGGCGGCGAAGGCCTACGGCTGGGACCGGCCGATGGCGGGCAAGACCGGGACCACGCAGGAGCACAAGTCCTCCGGCTTCCTCGGCTACACCCCGCAGCTGTCGGCGGCGGTGTTCACCTTCGACGACTCGCCGTCACCGACGACGCTCTGCGATCCCGGCGGAGCGCTGCCGCCGCGGCCGTGCACCGGCGGGCGCTACATCTACGGCGGCAAGTACCCGGCGCGCACCTGGTTCCACGCCATGAACGGGGCCGGGGACCAGCCCGGCATCATGACCGCGATGGAGCGGGCGGAGCTGCCCGAGGTGGAGGACCGCTACGCCGACGGCGAGCGGCGCGAACCGGAGACGCGCGAGCGCGCCCCGTCGGTGGTCGGGCTGTCCCTGAGCGAGGCGCGCGAGCGGTTGGCGAGCGCGGGCTTCACCGTCCGCGTGGTGCAGAAGGCGAGCCAGAAGCCCAAGGGCACGGTGATCGGCCAGAGCGGCGGCTCGGTGATCACGCTGCAGGTCAGCACAGGTGCGGTGGCCGCGGAACCGGATTCGGAAGCGGCCGTGACGACGCCGCCGACCAGTACGAGACCGAAGCCCAGGCCCACCACCGGCCAGTCCACGACGACACGACCACGGCCGAGCCGGACGACCGGCTAG
- a CDS encoding HemK2/MTQ2 family protein methyltransferase produces MGVYLPQDDTALLIDAMLVAPLPQGARVLDIGTGSGVLARAAADAGAAEVTAIDVSWRALATAFVNTRLSGRRVRLRRGDIRTCLPDRHFDVVLTNPPYVPCGHGEPGRHAPARAWDAGDDGRTLIDPICDRAPALLSPKGMMLMVHSALCDAEKTLRRLRESGLKAAIVARGRCAFGPVMRSRTAWLERTGLIEPGQRDEELVVIRADRTR; encoded by the coding sequence ATGGGTGTCTACCTCCCTCAGGACGACACGGCGCTCCTCATCGACGCGATGCTCGTCGCGCCGTTGCCGCAAGGGGCTCGCGTGCTCGACATCGGTACCGGTTCGGGTGTTCTCGCCCGAGCGGCGGCGGACGCGGGGGCCGCCGAGGTCACAGCGATCGACGTCTCCTGGCGGGCGCTGGCGACCGCGTTCGTCAACACCCGGCTGAGCGGGCGCCGCGTGCGGCTCCGGCGCGGTGACATCCGGACGTGCCTCCCCGACCGGCATTTCGACGTCGTGCTCACCAATCCGCCCTATGTCCCCTGTGGACACGGCGAGCCCGGACGGCACGCGCCCGCCCGCGCGTGGGACGCGGGCGACGACGGCAGGACGTTGATCGACCCGATCTGCGATCGGGCCCCGGCGTTGTTGTCCCCCAAGGGAATGATGCTCATGGTGCACTCCGCGCTGTGCGACGCCGAGAAGACTCTCCGTCGCCTGCGGGAGTCGGGGCTGAAGGCGGCGATCGTGGCGCGCGGGCGCTGCGCGTTCGGTCCGGTGATGCGGAGCCGCACGGCCTGGCTCGAGCGCACGGGGCTGATCGAACCTGGTCAGCGCGACGAGGAGCTGGTGGTGATCCGTGCCGACCGAACCCGCTGA
- a CDS encoding FUSC family protein has translation MKFRWVKRAFTTPGNERLVLVQAAKAALAAMLAWLVSTTLLGLPQAFLAPYAAIFVVESTVTGSLRTSGQQVASVASAVLLAALVDLVVPWRTAAIGIATLLGLLIGRLRFYGDSGYWVGITAMLILAWGTGNDPYLLGDRLLETVLGVGIGTAVNALLFPPFYARPARESAERLADQFAGLLREIAEHLRGNGDPDDPPNWPVRAREAEKLVRKAETAIAYSRKSKRFNARRRAIDEHGPTERHRRLLLGLRASWPHLHEIADTLHATENSDNPFSHPDERSRRVLADLLDGLADIVQGSHVEQTKRRCTGLLAELTETASPGLAAMVLPARRMFQELGGR, from the coding sequence ATGAAGTTCCGGTGGGTTAAGCGCGCGTTCACCACACCGGGCAACGAACGCCTGGTGCTGGTCCAGGCCGCGAAGGCGGCACTCGCGGCGATGCTGGCCTGGCTCGTCTCGACCACGCTCCTCGGTCTGCCGCAAGCCTTTCTCGCGCCGTACGCGGCGATCTTCGTGGTCGAGTCGACGGTCACCGGGTCACTTCGCACCTCCGGGCAGCAGGTCGCTTCGGTGGCATCGGCGGTGCTCTTGGCCGCGCTGGTGGACCTGGTGGTCCCGTGGCGCACAGCCGCGATCGGGATCGCGACACTGCTCGGGCTGCTCATCGGCCGGCTTCGGTTCTACGGTGACAGCGGCTACTGGGTGGGCATCACCGCGATGCTGATCCTCGCCTGGGGCACCGGGAACGACCCGTACCTGCTCGGTGACCGGCTGCTGGAGACGGTGCTCGGCGTCGGCATCGGCACCGCCGTGAACGCGCTGCTGTTCCCGCCGTTCTACGCCAGGCCCGCGCGCGAGTCCGCCGAGCGGCTGGCCGACCAGTTCGCCGGACTGCTCAGGGAGATCGCCGAGCACCTTCGAGGCAACGGCGACCCCGATGATCCGCCGAACTGGCCCGTCCGTGCCAGAGAGGCGGAGAAGCTGGTCCGCAAGGCGGAGACGGCCATCGCCTACAGCAGGAAGAGCAAGCGCTTCAACGCGCGCCGCCGGGCGATCGACGAGCACGGCCCCACGGAGCGGCATCGGCGCCTGCTCCTGGGCCTGCGGGCGAGCTGGCCGCACCTGCACGAGATCGCCGACACCCTGCACGCCACCGAGAACTCCGACAATCCGTTCAGTCACCCTGACGAGCGGTCGCGGCGCGTGCTCGCGGATCTGCTCGACGGGCTCGCCGACATCGTTCAGGGCTCCCACGTCGAGCAGACGAAGCGGCGGTGCACCGGGCTGCTCGCCGAGCTGACCGAGACCGCCTCCCCCGGCCTGGCCGCCATGGTGCTCCCCGCGCGGCGGATGTTCCAGGAGCTGGGCGGCCGCTGA
- a CDS encoding CDGSH iron-sulfur domain-containing protein, whose translation MPTEPAERPRRARMVRGGPLMIDGPVELVDFDGNVIQCDRFQVAVCMCRRSKRYPLCDTSHRPKKSQQ comes from the coding sequence GTGCCGACCGAACCCGCTGAGCGGCCCCGCCGCGCTCGCATGGTGCGCGGCGGCCCGCTGATGATCGATGGCCCCGTCGAGCTCGTGGACTTCGACGGCAACGTCATCCAGTGCGATCGCTTCCAGGTGGCGGTGTGCATGTGCCGCAGGAGCAAGCGTTACCCCTTGTGCGACACCAGCCACCGCCCCAAGAAGTCACAGCAGTGA
- a CDS encoding cytochrome P450, with amino-acid sequence MARASVLDTLRVATTALMPIVARGALLRRPSMVRAQEKADADRRLVRLLQRLRDTYGEDRLRLRVPGRSISLVLSREDVQHVLSDVVTYTPANVEKRHALAHFQPDGLLISDAADRPHRRTFTEAVLDTHSSVHALGDVFASKVDEEVTPTAGRLDWDDFAASWWRLVRRIVLGDSAADDSLLIERLKSLRANANWSYFHREEVEHREIFLRHVRSYVDRAEPGSLAARIAAQPAAADVHPESQVAHWLFAFDAAGMATFQALALLASHPSVPRDQDHLRASVLESVRLWPTTPLVLRDSAADGSTLLILAPFFHRDDQRLSYANAFEPEVWLDGRADHALIPFSDGPAVCPGRNLVLFIAAKTLSAMFLEHDFMLTSHPQLAADEPLPGTLNPLGLRFAVTARTVDEVPVG; translated from the coding sequence ATGGCACGGGCTTCCGTTCTCGACACGCTCCGGGTGGCCACGACCGCGCTCATGCCGATCGTGGCCCGGGGCGCGCTGCTCCGCCGACCGTCGATGGTCCGGGCTCAGGAGAAGGCGGACGCGGACAGACGTCTCGTCCGCCTCCTGCAACGGCTCCGCGACACCTACGGCGAGGACCGGCTCCGGCTCCGGGTGCCCGGACGGTCGATCTCCCTGGTGCTCTCGCGGGAGGACGTGCAGCACGTGCTCTCCGACGTCGTGACCTACACGCCTGCCAACGTGGAGAAACGCCATGCGCTGGCCCACTTCCAGCCAGATGGTCTGCTGATCTCCGACGCCGCGGATCGACCGCACCGCCGCACGTTCACCGAGGCTGTCCTGGACACCCACAGCTCCGTGCACGCGCTCGGCGACGTCTTCGCCTCGAAGGTGGACGAGGAGGTCACCCCGACGGCCGGTCGACTCGACTGGGACGACTTCGCGGCTTCGTGGTGGCGGCTGGTGCGCCGCATCGTACTCGGGGACTCCGCGGCCGACGACTCCCTCCTCATCGAACGCCTGAAATCATTGCGCGCGAACGCGAACTGGTCGTACTTCCATCGCGAGGAAGTCGAGCACCGGGAGATCTTCCTCCGCCACGTGCGGTCCTATGTGGACCGCGCAGAGCCGGGGAGCCTCGCTGCGCGGATCGCGGCGCAGCCCGCGGCGGCCGACGTGCACCCGGAATCCCAGGTGGCGCACTGGTTGTTCGCGTTCGACGCGGCGGGCATGGCGACCTTCCAGGCTCTCGCGCTGTTGGCGTCGCACCCTTCCGTTCCCCGCGACCAGGACCACCTGCGAGCGAGCGTGCTGGAGTCGGTGCGGTTGTGGCCCACCACCCCGCTCGTCCTTCGGGACAGCGCCGCCGATGGTTCGACCCTGCTGATCCTCGCGCCGTTCTTCCACCGCGACGACCAGAGGCTGAGCTATGCCAACGCGTTCGAGCCGGAGGTGTGGCTCGACGGCAGAGCGGATCACGCGCTGATCCCGTTCAGCGACGGTCCCGCGGTGTGCCCGGGGCGCAATCTCGTCCTGTTCATCGCGGCCAAGACACTGTCGGCGATGTTCCTGGAGCACGACTTCATGCTGACGTCACATCCCCAGCTCGCGGCCGACGAGCCGTTGCCAGGAACGCTCAACCCGCTCGGGCTCCGGTTCGCGGTGACAGCACGAACGGTCGATGAAGTTCCGGTGGGTTAA
- a CDS encoding lysozyme produces the protein MRITAHLAFTAALTTGALVASALTGPAAAAWGDAAMGSQIALHEGVSPDAPRTIEEVPLDPRTRATVAGIDVSGHQGDVNWQEHWNLGRRFVYVKATEGTGFKNPKYAQQYDGSRQIGMIRGAYHFALPNRSSGAAQANYFVDNGGHWSDDGMTLPGALDIEYNPYGDTCYGLSQDAMANWIKDFSDTYRARTSRYPTIYTSANWWAKCTGGRQDFSKTNPLWIARYAAAIGALPHQWGIHTIWQYSSKPIDQNAFNGAYSRLRALAAG, from the coding sequence ATGAGGATCACCGCACACCTGGCGTTCACGGCGGCGCTGACCACGGGCGCGCTCGTCGCTTCGGCCCTCACCGGCCCCGCCGCGGCGGCATGGGGTGACGCGGCGATGGGCTCGCAGATCGCCCTGCACGAGGGCGTCTCCCCGGACGCACCGCGCACGATCGAGGAAGTCCCGCTGGACCCGAGGACGAGGGCGACCGTCGCCGGGATCGACGTCAGCGGGCACCAGGGCGACGTGAACTGGCAGGAGCACTGGAACCTCGGCAGGCGCTTCGTCTACGTGAAGGCGACGGAGGGCACCGGGTTCAAGAACCCCAAGTACGCCCAGCAGTACGACGGTTCCCGGCAGATCGGGATGATCCGGGGCGCCTACCACTTCGCGCTGCCGAACCGGTCGAGCGGGGCGGCCCAGGCGAACTACTTCGTCGACAACGGAGGCCACTGGTCCGACGACGGCATGACGCTGCCCGGGGCGCTGGACATCGAGTACAACCCGTACGGCGACACGTGCTATGGCCTCAGCCAGGACGCGATGGCCAACTGGATCAAGGACTTCTCCGACACCTACCGGGCGCGGACGAGCCGCTACCCCACGATCTACACGAGCGCGAACTGGTGGGCCAAGTGCACCGGCGGGCGACAGGACTTCAGCAAGACCAACCCGCTCTGGATCGCGCGCTACGCCGCCGCCATCGGCGCCCTGCCGCACCAGTGGGGCATCCACACCATCTGGCAGTACTCGTCGAAGCCGATCGACCAGAACGCCTTCAACGGCGCCTACTCCCGGTTGCGAGCGCTCGCGGCGGGGTAA
- a CDS encoding carboxylate-amine ligase, translating into MTTDNAGVTVGVEEEFLLVDPGTGFPASGSAAVLRHARARRRLVSLQGEMLSTQVEAATGVCTDLSELHDHLSEGRALLAEGAGANGMLLVPTGTPVLRDGAPPPAEGDRFAAIIDAYAEVAAHYQVNGCHVHVGVPDRDTAIAVINHLRPWLPTLLALSANSIFTEGRDSGYASWRVLEQTRFPGWGVTPWFASAREYDDEVARLVACGAVMDEAMSFWLARPSPRFPTVELRVADAVPTADEAVLQAALTRGLVRTALADLERGEEAPRISDQVAAAAIWAAARQGVHGEAVHPFDVRRVPATAMISELLDHIRPELEETGDLERTEQLLKTVIRDGSGADRQRAAAARGPRAVIAMLAGDVTS; encoded by the coding sequence GTGACCACCGACAACGCGGGTGTGACAGTCGGCGTCGAGGAGGAGTTCCTGCTCGTCGACCCCGGCACGGGATTCCCGGCCTCGGGGAGCGCGGCCGTACTGCGGCACGCGCGAGCGCGCAGACGGCTCGTTTCCCTCCAAGGCGAGATGCTGAGCACGCAGGTCGAAGCGGCGACCGGGGTGTGCACGGACCTGAGCGAGCTGCACGACCACCTCAGCGAGGGCCGCGCGTTGCTGGCGGAAGGCGCGGGGGCCAACGGGATGCTGCTGGTGCCCACCGGAACACCGGTCCTGCGCGACGGGGCACCACCGCCCGCCGAAGGGGACCGGTTCGCGGCGATCATCGACGCCTACGCGGAGGTCGCCGCGCACTACCAGGTCAACGGCTGCCACGTGCACGTCGGAGTTCCCGACCGGGACACCGCGATCGCGGTGATCAACCACCTGCGCCCGTGGCTGCCGACGCTGCTCGCGCTCTCCGCGAACTCGATCTTCACGGAGGGACGCGACTCGGGGTACGCGAGCTGGCGAGTCCTCGAGCAGACCCGGTTTCCGGGCTGGGGCGTGACGCCGTGGTTCGCCTCGGCGCGCGAGTACGACGACGAGGTGGCTCGGCTCGTCGCCTGCGGGGCGGTGATGGACGAGGCGATGAGCTTCTGGCTGGCGCGACCGTCCCCGCGGTTCCCGACCGTGGAGCTGCGCGTCGCCGACGCGGTCCCGACCGCCGACGAAGCGGTCCTGCAGGCCGCGTTGACGAGAGGACTCGTGCGCACCGCGTTGGCCGATCTGGAACGGGGAGAGGAAGCGCCGAGGATCAGCGACCAGGTGGCCGCGGCAGCGATCTGGGCGGCGGCCCGCCAGGGCGTTCACGGCGAGGCGGTGCACCCTTTCGACGTGAGGCGGGTGCCCGCGACGGCGATGATCTCGGAACTGCTCGATCACATCCGGCCGGAGCTGGAGGAGACCGGAGATCTGGAGCGGACGGAACAGCTGCTGAAGACGGTGATCAGAGACGGATCGGGGGCCGACCGTCAGCGGGCGGCGGCTGCGCGGGGGCCCCGGGCGGTCATCGCGATGCTTGCCGGCGATGTGACGTCTTAA
- a CDS encoding SDR family oxidoreductase, whose protein sequence is MDSHPVAPLPHEQDGRPRTAIVTGSDSGIGKAVAVTLASAGVDVGITYHQDTDGAEQTATDVTGCGAKAAVRRLDLTDLPGSANVIDELADELGGVDVLVNCAGTGSSEPAIGMAYDTWRGVISVDLDGAFLCAQRAARRMIDAGRGGRIINITSVHEHAPRIGAAPYCAAKAGLGMLTKVLALELAPHGITVNSVAPGEISTPMTGQENVDPRAQDRPGYPLGRPGHAHEVAGVVAFLATPAAGYVTGASYVVDGGMLLMGPQASSALSTSDWREG, encoded by the coding sequence ATGGACTCGCACCCAGTTGCCCCGCTGCCGCACGAACAGGACGGGCGACCGCGCACCGCGATCGTCACCGGGTCGGACTCCGGCATCGGCAAGGCCGTCGCGGTCACCCTGGCCTCGGCAGGGGTGGACGTCGGCATCACCTACCACCAGGACACCGACGGCGCGGAACAGACCGCGACCGATGTCACCGGGTGCGGGGCGAAGGCGGCCGTGCGGCGGCTCGACCTGACCGACCTGCCCGGCTCCGCGAACGTCATCGACGAGCTGGCCGACGAGCTCGGCGGGGTGGACGTCCTGGTCAACTGCGCGGGAACCGGCTCGTCGGAGCCCGCGATCGGGATGGCCTACGACACCTGGCGCGGCGTGATCTCCGTCGACCTCGACGGGGCCTTCCTGTGCGCGCAGCGCGCGGCCAGGCGGATGATCGACGCGGGCCGCGGCGGGCGGATCATCAACATCACCAGCGTGCACGAGCACGCCCCCCGTATCGGCGCGGCGCCCTACTGCGCGGCGAAGGCGGGTCTCGGGATGCTCACCAAGGTGCTGGCCCTGGAGCTGGCCCCGCACGGAATCACCGTGAACTCCGTTGCGCCCGGCGAGATCTCCACGCCGATGACGGGCCAGGAGAACGTCGACCCTCGGGCTCAGGACCGGCCCGGGTACCCGCTCGGGCGACCCGGTCACGCGCACGAGGTGGCCGGCGTCGTCGCCTTCCTCGCGACCCCCGCCGCGGGGTACGTCACCGGAGCCTCCTACGTCGTGGACGGCGGCATGCTCCTGATGGGGCCGCAGGCCAGTTCCGCGTTGTCCACTTCGGACTGGAGGGAGGGCTGA
- a CDS encoding iron-containing redox enzyme family protein — MPKPVGPLTEALFATLSKAPTGAALPYAAAEAYGHDLQLALYACYELHYQGFPGVSDEWEWDPELLRFRAHLEDAFLSALRRDVAGGEDVTGEVEALLVDSAGTAGYLCDEGEWWQMREYFIHRSIYHLKEADPHAWVLPRLRGRAKAALVAVEFDEFGGGRAERMHSQLYADLLDGAGLDSGYLAYINDVPAPSLALVNMMSLFGLHRGLRGALVGHFAAAEITTAPAAKRMEKALERMQAHPVCIRFYTEHIEADAVHEQVLRHEVLGDLLEREPELAADVVLGIQATELLETHLADHLMTNWKAGRSSLL, encoded by the coding sequence TTGCCGAAGCCCGTCGGTCCGCTGACCGAGGCTCTGTTCGCGACCCTGTCGAAGGCGCCGACCGGTGCGGCACTGCCGTATGCGGCCGCCGAGGCCTACGGGCACGACCTCCAGCTGGCTCTCTACGCCTGCTACGAGCTGCACTACCAAGGATTCCCGGGTGTCTCCGACGAGTGGGAGTGGGACCCCGAACTGCTGCGATTCCGCGCGCACCTCGAAGACGCCTTCCTGAGCGCACTTCGGCGTGATGTGGCAGGCGGCGAGGACGTCACCGGCGAAGTCGAGGCGTTGCTTGTGGACAGTGCGGGCACGGCGGGCTACCTGTGCGACGAGGGCGAGTGGTGGCAGATGCGGGAGTACTTCATACACCGGTCGATCTACCACCTGAAGGAAGCCGATCCGCACGCTTGGGTCCTGCCGCGCCTACGGGGGCGGGCCAAGGCCGCACTCGTCGCGGTGGAGTTCGACGAGTTCGGCGGAGGCAGGGCGGAGCGCATGCACTCGCAGCTCTACGCCGATCTCCTGGACGGCGCCGGGCTGGACTCCGGATATCTGGCCTACATCAACGATGTTCCCGCGCCCTCGCTCGCCTTGGTGAACATGATGTCGTTGTTCGGCCTGCACCGCGGACTGCGCGGCGCGCTGGTCGGGCACTTCGCCGCCGCGGAGATCACCACCGCCCCGGCGGCGAAGCGGATGGAGAAGGCACTGGAGCGCATGCAAGCCCATCCGGTGTGCATCAGGTTCTACACCGAGCACATCGAGGCCGACGCGGTGCACGAGCAGGTGCTGCGGCACGAGGTGCTGGGCGATCTCCTTGAGCGCGAACCGGAACTGGCCGCCGATGTCGTGCTGGGGATCCAGGCGACCGAGCTGCTGGAGACCCACCTCGCCGATCACCTCATGACGAACTGGAAGGCGGGGCGAAGCTCACTGCTGTGA
- a CDS encoding alpha/beta fold hydrolase, giving the protein MPELSARDVGPSGIEIAYERFGDPVSPPAVLIMGAGAQMINWPDGFCLELVKHGLQVIRFDNRDVGRSTHFTEAPEPDFAAALAGDLSSAAYSLSDMAADTIGLLDVLGIARAHVVGASMGGAIGQMIAIEHPSRAASLTSIMSTTGEPGLAEGNFAPFAKLGPPPQERSAFIEWHVATTRITASPVLEFDLAGATDRAGRIFDRGYDTSGMRRQGMAVLATGDRTARLRSVQTPTLVLHGSEDTLCDISGGRATAAAIPRAEFVVVEGMAHGLPWQLWPTLATSIAEHIARASHKGAGSAMGSSSVS; this is encoded by the coding sequence ATGCCGGAACTCAGTGCGCGCGACGTCGGCCCCTCCGGAATCGAGATCGCCTACGAGCGCTTCGGCGACCCCGTTTCCCCACCCGCCGTCCTGATCATGGGCGCCGGCGCCCAGATGATCAACTGGCCGGATGGCTTCTGCCTTGAGCTGGTGAAACACGGCCTCCAGGTGATCCGCTTCGACAACCGCGATGTCGGCCGCTCCACCCACTTCACCGAGGCTCCCGAACCCGATTTCGCGGCCGCGCTCGCCGGTGACCTCTCCTCCGCCGCGTACTCCCTGTCCGACATGGCCGCCGACACCATTGGTCTGCTCGATGTACTCGGTATCGCCCGCGCGCACGTCGTCGGTGCCTCCATGGGCGGCGCGATCGGGCAGATGATCGCCATCGAGCACCCTTCACGCGCCGCTTCCCTCACGTCGATCATGTCCACCACCGGCGAGCCCGGCCTGGCCGAGGGCAACTTCGCCCCGTTCGCCAAACTCGGCCCGCCACCGCAGGAGCGCTCCGCGTTCATCGAGTGGCATGTCGCCACCACGCGCATCACCGCCTCCCCCGTCCTCGAGTTCGACCTCGCCGGAGCCACCGACCGCGCCGGCCGCATCTTCGACCGCGGCTACGACACCTCCGGCATGCGACGCCAGGGCATGGCCGTCCTCGCCACCGGCGACCGCACTGCGCGGCTGCGTTCTGTGCAGACACCCACCCTTGTGCTGCACGGCTCAGAGGACACCCTCTGCGACATCAGCGGCGGCCGTGCCACCGCCGCGGCGATCCCTCGCGCGGAGTTCGTGGTCGTGGAGGGCATGGCGCACGGCCTCCCGTGGCAGCTCTGGCCCACCCTCGCCACCTCCATCGCCGAGCACATCGCCCGCGCGTCTCACAAGGGCGCCGGTTCCGCGATGGGTTCGAGTTCCGTTTCGTAG